A single region of the Arthrobacter sp. PAMC25564 genome encodes:
- a CDS encoding GntR family transcriptional regulator, which yields MSPAEISTERFPGVWKPNPASSVPLFEQLRLNIIERADNGTLAPGTRLPAVRSLAGELGVAPHTVARAYKELEAAGVVVTRGRNGTVVCARDEAWSSLSAAAAAFAAAANAQGASFAEAVQLLAAAYDRD from the coding sequence ATGAGCCCCGCCGAGATTTCAACGGAGCGTTTCCCGGGCGTCTGGAAGCCCAACCCGGCCAGTTCCGTGCCGCTGTTCGAACAGCTCCGCCTGAACATCATCGAACGTGCCGACAACGGGACACTGGCGCCGGGCACCAGGCTGCCGGCGGTCCGCAGCCTGGCCGGTGAACTGGGGGTCGCACCGCACACCGTGGCGCGCGCCTACAAGGAACTTGAGGCTGCCGGCGTCGTGGTGACCCGCGGCCGGAACGGGACGGTTGTCTGCGCCCGGGACGAGGCCTGGAGCTCATTGTCCGCCGCGGCCGCGGCCTTCGCCGCGGCCGCGAATGCCCAGGGTGCCAGCTTCGCCGAGGCCGTGCAGTTGCTTGCCGCCGCCTATGACCGCGACTAG
- a CDS encoding ABC transporter ATP-binding protein gives MLGVIAATCAFAALNVGAPKVLGDATDVVVAAVVGDFFDEEKLAALLLGVSVMYLGASVFSWIQGSLTATAVQRIGYGLRASVEEKLHVLPSSHFDEQHRGEVLSRATNDVDNISQALNQLLNQLIMSVLMLLGALAMMLLLSPLLALIALLSVPLSTLATVLVARSSQAHFTEQWSSTGELHSQLEEFFTGHEVIKAFGRQEASAASFRASNAKLTRASARAQYVSGAVQPLMVFVSNLNYIAVAVVGALQVTTGAMTIGGLQAFFQFSRLFSQPMGQIGGMLTLVQSCLASAERVFFFLDAPEIPPETPATAPGRRPVPKPSPAPVRNTARHSSREPSLTPGEDSAAATQPVVAGHVVFEHVTFSYGPGSPAVENLSFAVEPGQTVAIVGHTGAGKTTVVNLLMRFYELDSGRITVDGTDIAELPRDELRSRFGTVLQDAWLFTGTIRDNIEYGRPGASDAEIVAAARASHVDQFVRSLPAGYATMLGNDGDSLSRGQRQLISIARAELAGRSILVLDEATSSVDSRTEVQIRKAMKRLREGHTSFVIAHRLSTVRDADLILVMDHGRIVEHGTHQQLMARGGRYTALYEAQFAGREQTQGVTGPEQ, from the coding sequence ATGCTTGGCGTCATCGCGGCGACCTGTGCCTTCGCGGCACTCAACGTGGGGGCGCCCAAAGTGCTGGGCGACGCCACCGACGTCGTGGTCGCCGCTGTGGTGGGGGACTTCTTCGACGAGGAGAAGCTGGCCGCCCTGCTGCTGGGGGTCTCCGTCATGTATCTCGGGGCCTCGGTCTTCAGCTGGATCCAGGGCTCGCTGACAGCCACGGCGGTGCAGCGCATCGGCTACGGGCTCCGCGCCTCGGTCGAGGAGAAACTGCACGTGCTGCCGTCCAGCCATTTTGACGAACAGCACCGCGGGGAGGTCCTCAGCAGGGCCACCAACGACGTCGACAACATCTCGCAGGCGCTGAACCAACTGCTCAACCAGCTCATCATGTCCGTCCTGATGCTCCTCGGAGCGCTGGCCATGATGCTGTTGCTCTCGCCGCTCCTGGCGCTGATCGCCCTGCTGTCCGTGCCGCTCTCGACCCTGGCCACCGTGCTGGTGGCACGCAGCTCGCAGGCCCACTTCACCGAGCAGTGGAGCAGCACGGGCGAGCTGCACTCCCAGCTGGAGGAATTCTTCACCGGACACGAGGTGATCAAGGCCTTCGGCAGGCAGGAAGCATCGGCCGCCAGTTTCAGGGCAAGCAACGCCAAGCTCACCCGTGCCAGCGCCCGCGCCCAGTATGTGTCCGGCGCCGTGCAGCCGCTTATGGTCTTCGTTTCCAACCTCAACTACATCGCCGTCGCCGTGGTGGGTGCGCTCCAGGTCACGACGGGTGCCATGACCATTGGCGGCCTGCAGGCGTTCTTCCAGTTCAGCCGGCTCTTCAGCCAGCCGATGGGCCAGATCGGCGGCATGCTGACCCTGGTGCAGTCATGCCTGGCCTCGGCCGAGCGCGTCTTTTTCTTCCTGGATGCGCCGGAGATTCCGCCGGAGACCCCGGCCACGGCCCCGGGGCGACGCCCGGTCCCGAAGCCGTCCCCGGCCCCGGTCCGGAACACGGCGCGCCACAGCTCCCGGGAACCGTCCCTGACCCCGGGGGAGGACAGCGCCGCCGCGACGCAGCCGGTAGTGGCGGGGCACGTCGTCTTCGAACACGTCACGTTCAGCTACGGCCCGGGTTCCCCGGCGGTCGAGAACCTCTCCTTCGCCGTGGAACCGGGGCAGACCGTGGCGATCGTCGGCCACACCGGCGCAGGCAAGACGACGGTCGTCAACCTGCTGATGCGCTTCTACGAACTGGACTCCGGCCGGATCACCGTCGACGGGACGGACATCGCGGAGCTGCCCCGGGATGAACTGAGGAGCCGCTTCGGTACCGTGCTGCAGGATGCGTGGCTGTTCACCGGCACCATCCGGGACAACATCGAGTACGGACGGCCCGGCGCCTCCGACGCCGAGATCGTCGCCGCGGCCCGGGCCAGCCATGTGGACCAGTTCGTCCGGTCCCTCCCGGCCGGCTATGCCACCATGCTCGGCAACGACGGCGACTCGCTGAGCCGCGGCCAGCGCCAGCTCATCTCCATCGCCCGGGCCGAGCTGGCCGGACGCAGCATCCTGGTGCTGGACGAGGCCACGAGCTCGGTGGACAGCCGCACCGAGGTGCAGATCCGCAAGGCGATGAAACGGCTGCGGGAAGGTCACACAAGCTTCGTCATTGCCCACCGCTTGTCCACGGTCCGGGACGCTGATCTAATTCTTGTCATGGACCACGGACGGATCGTTGAACACGGGACCCATCAGCAGCTGATGGCCAGGGGCGGGCGCTACACCGCTTTGTATGAGGCCCAGTTCGCCGGCCGCGAACAAACGCAGGGCGTCACGGGGCCGGAGCAATGA
- a CDS encoding lysophospholipid acyltransferase family protein: MAVFDAIRWTTRGLISSTCRPTVIGLEYVPTEGPFIVAPNHLSFLDSVIVQALMPRPVAFFAKAEYFTTGGVKGRVMKSFFEAVGSIPVERGEQAASVQALKTLLEILEAGKGIGIYPEGTRSRDGILYRGRTGVGWLALTTGAPVIPVGLIGTENLQPADSKSVKPQHFTMKVGEPLYFEKTGPDHSLPARRQVTDRIMDAIAELTGQERSTGYNQSKSVE, translated from the coding sequence ATGGCAGTGTTTGACGCAATCCGCTGGACCACCCGCGGGCTCATTTCCTCCACCTGCCGGCCCACTGTCATCGGCCTGGAATACGTGCCTACGGAAGGCCCGTTCATCGTGGCGCCGAACCATCTCTCCTTCCTGGACAGCGTGATTGTCCAGGCCCTGATGCCCCGTCCCGTAGCGTTCTTCGCCAAGGCCGAGTACTTCACCACCGGGGGCGTCAAGGGCAGGGTCATGAAGTCCTTCTTCGAAGCCGTGGGGTCCATCCCGGTCGAGCGTGGCGAACAGGCAGCCAGTGTCCAGGCACTGAAGACCCTGCTGGAGATCCTCGAGGCCGGCAAGGGCATCGGCATCTACCCCGAAGGCACGCGCTCCAGGGACGGCATCCTGTATCGCGGACGCACCGGCGTCGGCTGGCTCGCGCTCACCACGGGCGCCCCGGTGATTCCGGTCGGCCTGATCGGGACCGAGAACCTGCAGCCGGCGGACAGCAAGTCCGTCAAACCGCAGCACTTCACCATGAAGGTGGGCGAACCGCTCTACTTCGAGAAGACCGGCCCGGACCACTCGCTGCCGGCACGCCGCCAGGTCACCGACCGCATCATGGACGCCATCGCGGAGCTGACAGGCCAGGAACGCTCCACCGGCTACAACCAGAGCAAGAGCGTCGAATAG
- a CDS encoding ABC transporter ATP-binding protein, producing MRRLLSAHKATVLAIVLLQLVQTTANLLLPTLNAAVIDEGIVGGNIPEIPRLGAWMAGIAAVQVVAAVAAGYLGAVVAMDVGRQLREELFAKVQSMSSQEVGAFGAPSLVTRATNDVTQIQNLAVLVFTMLVAAPAIFLGGIALAIHQDVALSGIVMAVIPVLALIMAAIVRRLIPLYREGQELIDRISRVLREQIIGANVIRGFVRQGHEIRRFDGANKDLTRNNLHSALLVAGMMPMIMLVVNLSSVAVVWFGGHRIQAGEMRLGALTAFIAYILQILIAIMMAMYVFTTAPRAAVCAERIQAVLDTVPAIADPAPAPAPAAGSTRASGGPAFAGNAPTHNTANTGNTGISVEFRGVTFAYPGAEAPVLDGISFTAVPGTTTAVIGATGSGKTTLLNLIPRFLDATGGEIRIGGRNIRGLPLGTLRGLISMVPQQSYLFSGTIADNLRMGSAEASDEELWQVLGTAQAGNFVRGLPRGLGSAVSEGGTNFSGGQRQRLCIARALLRAAPVYLFDDSFSALDYGTDLRLRAAIEPLLRSATVLIVAERVATIVDAGLILVLEGGRLVAQGTHQQLMESSRSYQEIAASQLVLEETP from the coding sequence ATGCGGCGGCTGTTATCCGCCCACAAGGCGACCGTGCTCGCGATCGTCCTCCTGCAGCTTGTCCAGACCACCGCGAACCTGCTTCTGCCCACCCTGAACGCCGCCGTCATCGATGAGGGCATCGTCGGGGGCAACATCCCGGAGATCCCGCGCCTCGGCGCCTGGATGGCTGGAATCGCCGCCGTCCAGGTGGTGGCTGCCGTCGCCGCGGGCTACCTCGGCGCGGTTGTGGCGATGGACGTGGGGCGGCAGTTGCGCGAGGAACTTTTTGCAAAGGTGCAGTCGATGTCCTCGCAGGAAGTCGGGGCGTTCGGCGCGCCCAGCCTCGTCACCCGGGCCACCAACGACGTCACCCAGATCCAGAACCTCGCGGTCCTCGTCTTCACCATGCTGGTGGCGGCGCCAGCCATCTTCCTCGGCGGCATCGCCCTGGCGATACACCAGGACGTCGCACTGTCCGGCATCGTGATGGCGGTGATTCCGGTGCTTGCCCTCATCATGGCGGCCATCGTGCGCCGGCTGATCCCCCTGTACCGGGAGGGCCAGGAACTGATCGACCGGATCAGCCGGGTGCTGCGCGAGCAGATCATCGGCGCCAACGTCATCCGCGGTTTCGTCCGGCAGGGGCACGAAATCCGCCGCTTCGACGGGGCCAACAAGGACCTCACCCGGAACAACCTGCACTCCGCGCTGCTCGTCGCCGGCATGATGCCGATGATCATGCTTGTGGTCAACCTCTCCTCCGTGGCCGTGGTCTGGTTCGGCGGCCACCGGATCCAGGCCGGCGAGATGCGGCTGGGCGCGCTGACCGCCTTCATCGCCTACATCCTGCAGATCCTGATTGCCATCATGATGGCCATGTACGTGTTCACGACTGCCCCTCGTGCGGCCGTCTGTGCCGAACGGATCCAGGCGGTGCTGGACACCGTTCCCGCGATCGCGGACCCGGCACCGGCACCGGCACCGGCGGCAGGCAGCACCCGGGCGTCAGGCGGCCCGGCGTTTGCAGGCAACGCGCCCACCCACAACACAGCCAACACCGGGAATACAGGCATCAGCGTCGAGTTCCGCGGGGTGACCTTCGCCTACCCCGGCGCCGAGGCACCGGTGCTCGACGGCATCAGCTTCACGGCGGTGCCCGGGACCACAACTGCGGTGATCGGTGCCACCGGCAGCGGCAAGACGACCCTGCTTAACCTGATCCCGCGCTTCCTGGACGCCACCGGCGGGGAGATCCGCATCGGCGGCCGCAATATCCGCGGGCTGCCGCTCGGGACCCTCCGCGGCCTTATTTCCATGGTCCCGCAGCAGTCCTACCTGTTCTCCGGGACGATCGCGGACAACCTGCGCATGGGTTCCGCCGAGGCAAGCGACGAGGAGCTCTGGCAGGTGCTCGGGACGGCGCAGGCCGGGAACTTCGTCCGCGGGTTGCCCCGCGGGCTTGGCTCCGCCGTGAGCGAGGGCGGCACCAACTTCTCCGGCGGCCAGCGGCAGCGGCTGTGCATTGCCCGGGCCCTGCTCCGGGCTGCCCCGGTCTACCTCTTCGACGACAGTTTCTCCGCCCTTGACTACGGCACGGACTTGAGGCTCCGTGCGGCCATCGAACCGCTGCTGCGCTCCGCCACCGTGCTGATCGTGGCCGAGCGGGTGGCCACCATCGTGGACGCCGGCCTCATCCTGGTGCTCGAAGGCGGCCGGTTGGTCGCGCAGGGCACCCACCAGCAGCTTATGGAGTCCTCGCGGAGCTACCAGGAGATCGCGGCCTCCCAGCTCGTCCTGGAGGAGACGCCGTGA
- the uvrA gene encoding excinuclease ABC subunit UvrA has protein sequence MNSAKPGRADDSRPELKRPDLSRLIVKGAREHNLRNVDLDLPRDAMIVFTGLSGSGKSSLAFDTIFAEGQRRYVESLSAYARQFLGQVDKPDVDFIEGLSPAVSIDQKSTSKNPRSTVGTITEIYDYMRLLWARVGRPYCPICGEPVAKQTPQQIVDQLLELPDGTRFQVLAPVVRGRKGEFVDLFRELTAKGYSRARVDEKLIQLSDPPKLGKQFKHTIEVVVDRLVVKDGIRQRLTDSVETALGLAEGRILAEFVDLDAADPERTRAFSEHLACPNEHPLAIDEIEPRSFSFNNPFGACPACSGIGTKLEVDEELIIPNPELSLAEGAIAPWSLGTATTEYWNRLLAGLAQELDFSMTDPWQKLSAEVRQTVLHGKDHKVVVQYRNRFGRERKYSTGFEGVIQYVHRKHTETDSDSARDRYEEYMRQIPCPACNGARLNPASLSVLINGKSIAEVAALPMRECAHFLDTLVLTGREAQIAHQVLKEIQARLTFLLDVGLEYLNLERPSGTLSGGEAQRIRLATQIGSGLVGVLYVLDEPSIGLHQRDNRRLIETLTRLRDLGNTLIVVEHDEDTIHEADWVVDIGPGAGEHGGVVVHSGSYEDLLKNTESLTGDYLSGRRKIDIPTKRRKYDKKRELKVTGAKENNLLNVDATFPLGLFTAVTGVSGSGKSTLVNEILYKVLANKLNGAKQVAGRHKSVQGLEHLDKVVHVDQSPIGRTPRSNPATYTGVFDHIRKLFADTTEAKVRGYMPGRFSFNVKGGRCEACSGDGTLKIEMNFLPDVYVPCEVCHGARYNRETLEVHYKGKTIADVLNMPIEEGAGFFAAFSPIARHLNTLVDVGLGYVRLGQPATTLSGGEAQRVKLAAELQKRSNGRSVYVLDEPTTGLHFEDIRKLLMVLQGLVDKGNTVITIEHNLDVIKSADWIVDLGPDGGSGGGRIVASGTPEQVAKSTESHTAAFLADILA, from the coding sequence GTGAACTCCGCCAAACCGGGCCGCGCGGACGATTCCCGGCCGGAGCTGAAACGTCCCGACCTGTCGCGCCTCATCGTCAAGGGCGCGCGCGAACACAACCTGCGCAACGTGGACCTGGACCTGCCGCGCGACGCGATGATCGTTTTCACGGGGCTGTCCGGCTCGGGAAAGTCCTCCCTCGCCTTCGACACGATCTTCGCCGAAGGCCAGCGCCGCTACGTGGAATCGCTGTCCGCCTACGCGCGGCAGTTCCTCGGCCAGGTCGACAAACCCGACGTCGACTTCATCGAAGGCCTCTCACCCGCGGTCTCCATCGACCAGAAATCCACCAGCAAGAACCCCCGTTCCACCGTTGGCACCATCACCGAGATCTACGACTACATGCGCCTGCTGTGGGCCCGGGTCGGCCGCCCGTACTGCCCCATCTGCGGGGAGCCGGTGGCGAAGCAGACCCCGCAGCAGATCGTGGACCAGTTGCTGGAACTCCCGGACGGCACCCGCTTCCAGGTGCTCGCACCCGTGGTCCGTGGGCGCAAGGGCGAATTCGTGGACCTGTTCCGGGAACTGACCGCCAAGGGCTACTCCCGCGCCCGGGTCGACGAAAAGCTCATCCAGCTCAGTGATCCGCCCAAGCTGGGCAAGCAGTTCAAGCACACCATCGAAGTCGTCGTGGACCGCCTCGTGGTCAAGGACGGCATCCGGCAGCGCCTCACGGACTCGGTGGAGACCGCCCTCGGACTGGCCGAAGGCCGGATCCTGGCCGAATTTGTCGACCTCGACGCGGCGGACCCGGAGCGGACCAGGGCCTTCTCCGAACACCTCGCCTGCCCCAACGAGCATCCGCTGGCCATCGACGAGATCGAGCCGCGTTCCTTTTCCTTCAACAACCCCTTCGGCGCCTGCCCGGCGTGCAGCGGGATCGGCACCAAGCTGGAAGTCGATGAGGAACTCATCATTCCGAACCCGGAGCTTTCCCTCGCGGAAGGGGCGATCGCGCCGTGGTCCCTGGGCACCGCGACGACGGAGTACTGGAACCGCCTGCTCGCCGGCCTCGCCCAGGAGCTCGATTTCTCGATGACGGACCCCTGGCAGAAGCTGTCCGCCGAGGTCCGGCAGACCGTCCTGCACGGCAAAGACCACAAGGTCGTGGTGCAGTACCGCAACCGGTTCGGCCGGGAGCGCAAGTACAGCACGGGCTTCGAGGGCGTCATCCAGTACGTCCACCGCAAGCACACCGAGACCGATTCGGATTCGGCCAGGGACCGCTACGAGGAGTACATGCGGCAGATCCCGTGCCCGGCCTGCAACGGTGCCCGGCTGAACCCGGCATCGCTCTCCGTGCTGATCAACGGCAAGTCCATTGCCGAGGTCGCCGCCCTGCCGATGCGAGAATGCGCCCACTTCCTGGACACCCTTGTGCTCACCGGCCGCGAGGCCCAGATCGCCCACCAGGTCCTCAAGGAGATCCAGGCCCGCCTGACCTTCCTGCTCGACGTCGGGCTGGAGTACCTGAACCTGGAACGGCCGTCCGGGACCCTGTCCGGCGGCGAAGCCCAGCGCATACGGCTGGCCACCCAGATCGGTTCCGGCCTCGTGGGCGTGCTCTACGTCCTCGACGAGCCCTCGATCGGCCTGCACCAGCGGGACAACCGCCGCCTGATCGAAACGCTCACCCGGCTGCGCGACCTCGGCAACACCCTGATTGTCGTGGAGCACGACGAGGACACCATCCACGAAGCCGACTGGGTGGTCGACATCGGACCCGGCGCCGGCGAGCACGGCGGCGTGGTCGTCCACTCCGGCTCCTACGAGGACCTCCTGAAGAACACCGAGTCCCTCACCGGCGACTACCTCTCCGGCCGCCGGAAGATCGACATCCCGACGAAGCGGCGCAAGTACGACAAGAAGCGTGAGCTGAAGGTCACCGGGGCCAAGGAGAACAACCTCCTCAACGTCGACGCGACCTTCCCGCTGGGCCTCTTCACGGCCGTGACCGGGGTCAGCGGCTCCGGCAAGTCGACCCTGGTCAATGAAATCCTCTACAAGGTGCTGGCCAACAAGCTCAACGGCGCCAAGCAGGTCGCCGGTCGGCATAAGTCCGTCCAGGGACTCGAGCACCTGGACAAGGTGGTGCACGTTGACCAGAGCCCCATCGGCCGCACCCCGCGCTCCAACCCGGCCACCTACACGGGTGTCTTCGACCACATCCGCAAGCTCTTCGCCGACACAACCGAGGCGAAGGTCCGCGGCTACATGCCGGGAAGGTTCTCCTTCAACGTCAAGGGCGGCCGCTGTGAGGCCTGCTCGGGTGACGGCACGCTGAAGATCGAAATGAACTTCCTGCCCGATGTCTATGTGCCGTGCGAGGTCTGCCATGGTGCCCGCTACAACCGGGAAACGCTCGAGGTCCATTACAAGGGCAAGACCATCGCGGACGTGCTGAACATGCCGATCGAGGAAGGCGCCGGGTTCTTTGCGGCCTTCTCGCCGATCGCACGGCACCTCAACACGCTCGTCGACGTCGGACTGGGGTACGTCCGGCTGGGACAGCCCGCCACGACGCTCTCCGGCGGCGAGGCCCAGCGCGTGAAGCTGGCGGCCGAACTCCAGAAGCGTTCCAACGGCCGCAGCGTCTACGTCCTCGACGAGCCCACCACGGGCCTGCACTTCGAGGACATCAGGAAGCTGCTGATGGTCCTCCAGGGCCTCGTGGACAAGGGCAACACGGTCATCACGATCGAGCACAACCTCGATGTCATCAAGAGCGCGGACTGGATCGTGGATCTGGGGCCCGACGGCGGCTCCGGCGGCGGCCGGATCGTCGCCTCCGGTACGCCGGAGCAGGTGGCAAAGTCGACGGAGAGCCACACGGCGGCGTTCCTCGCTGACATCCTGGCCTGA
- a CDS encoding HAD hydrolase-like protein — MTHTTVPVIFDLDGTLVDPARGISDGIAAALTELGLAVPGRAGLDAMIGPKLSHSLLDIAGVPAEQLEEAIRIYRAHYLSTGIAQSRLYPGVRALLESYAEAGRPIAVATQKPEYLARIVLEHHGIDTCFRSIRGSAADEASPADGPEGKAGIVAAALGDLGTQYAVMVGDRAQDVAGAAANGLDCIGVAWGFALDGELREAGAVEIVHSTTGLHETISRLDGVRADARDTNAAMADALNEVRTDGSV, encoded by the coding sequence GTGACCCATACAACAGTGCCCGTGATCTTCGACCTGGACGGCACTCTTGTCGATCCGGCCCGGGGGATATCGGACGGAATCGCCGCGGCCCTCACGGAACTCGGACTCGCTGTGCCAGGCCGGGCCGGGCTGGACGCGATGATCGGCCCGAAGCTCAGCCACTCTCTTCTGGACATCGCCGGCGTTCCGGCGGAGCAGCTGGAAGAGGCCATCCGGATCTACCGGGCGCACTACCTGTCCACCGGGATCGCGCAGAGCCGGCTCTATCCCGGCGTCCGGGCCTTGCTGGAGTCATACGCCGAGGCCGGACGGCCGATCGCCGTCGCCACCCAGAAGCCCGAATACCTGGCCCGCATCGTGCTGGAACACCATGGGATCGACACCTGCTTCCGCTCCATCCGCGGCTCCGCCGCCGACGAGGCCAGCCCCGCGGATGGCCCGGAGGGCAAAGCCGGCATCGTCGCCGCAGCCCTGGGCGATCTCGGCACGCAGTACGCCGTGATGGTGGGGGACCGCGCCCAGGATGTGGCCGGCGCCGCGGCGAACGGACTGGACTGCATCGGCGTCGCCTGGGGTTTTGCGCTCGACGGCGAGCTGCGCGAGGCGGGCGCCGTCGAGATCGTGCACAGCACGACGGGCCTGCACGAGACCATCAGCAGGCTGGACGGCGTCCGGGCGGATGCCCGGGACACCAACGCCGCGATGGCCGACGCCCTGAACGAGGTGCGCACCGATGGCAGTGTTTGA
- the uvrC gene encoding excinuclease ABC subunit UvrC codes for MADPASYRPQTGEIPTNPGVYRFRDPHGRVIYVGKAKNLRSRLNSYFANPSGLLPKTYAMVHTASSVEWTVVGSELESLQLEYTWIKEFTPRFNVMFRDDKTYPYLAVTMGEKYPRVQVLRGERRKGTRYFGPYTAGAIRETLDTLLRVFPVRSCSAGVLKRAEASGRPCLLGYIDKCAAPCVGRISAEDHRALAEDFCSFMGGEARPFVTRLEKEMAAAVAELDYERAARLRDDIVALKKVFERNAVVLSEDTDADVFALHEDELEAAVQVFHVRGGRIRGQRGWVVEKVEDSTTPDLVEHLLLQVYGDEAGIQGRLPREVLVPAEPSNAAELTEWLSGLRGARVDVRVPQRGDKAALMSTVRENAEHALRLHKTRRAGDLTVRSQALQELQEALELPVALLRIECYDISHVQGTNVVGSMVVVEDGLPKKSDYRKFSVTGAAASDDTAAMHDVLTRRFRHYLDDQAALADAGRQPGRQAGPAAAAAGATVVALAVEDTTTPAVRTKFAYPPNLVVVDGGQPQVNAAARALAGLGIEDVYVVGLAKRLEEVWLPDSDFPVILPRASAGLYLLQRIRDEAHRFAISFHRQKRGKAMTVSALDGVPGLGESKRKALLAEFGSLRNIKAATPEELTAAKGIGPSLAGAIVRHLHTDDGAEAATVPAINMTTGEILDT; via the coding sequence GTGGCAGATCCAGCGAGTTACCGTCCCCAGACGGGTGAGATTCCGACCAATCCGGGCGTGTACCGCTTCCGCGACCCGCATGGGCGGGTCATCTATGTCGGCAAGGCCAAGAACCTCCGGTCCCGGCTGAACTCCTACTTCGCCAACCCCTCCGGGCTGCTGCCCAAGACCTACGCCATGGTCCACACGGCCAGCAGCGTCGAGTGGACCGTCGTCGGCAGCGAACTTGAGTCCCTCCAGCTCGAATACACCTGGATCAAGGAGTTCACGCCCCGGTTCAACGTCATGTTCCGGGACGACAAGACCTACCCGTACCTCGCCGTGACAATGGGGGAGAAGTACCCCCGCGTCCAGGTCCTGCGCGGCGAACGCCGGAAGGGCACCCGCTACTTCGGCCCCTACACCGCCGGCGCCATCCGGGAGACCCTGGACACCCTGCTGCGCGTCTTCCCGGTCCGCAGCTGCAGCGCGGGGGTGCTGAAACGGGCCGAAGCCAGCGGCCGCCCCTGCCTGCTCGGCTACATCGACAAATGTGCGGCCCCCTGCGTCGGCCGCATCTCGGCCGAGGACCACCGCGCCCTGGCGGAAGACTTCTGCAGCTTCATGGGCGGGGAAGCCAGGCCCTTCGTCACGAGGCTGGAAAAGGAGATGGCCGCCGCCGTCGCGGAGCTCGACTACGAACGGGCAGCCCGGCTCCGGGATGACATCGTCGCGCTGAAGAAGGTCTTTGAACGCAACGCAGTGGTCCTGTCCGAGGACACCGACGCAGACGTCTTCGCCCTGCACGAGGACGAGCTGGAAGCGGCGGTGCAGGTCTTCCACGTCCGCGGCGGCCGGATCCGCGGCCAGCGCGGCTGGGTCGTGGAAAAGGTCGAAGACTCAACCACCCCGGACCTCGTCGAGCATCTGCTTCTGCAGGTCTACGGCGACGAGGCCGGGATCCAGGGCAGACTGCCCCGCGAGGTCCTCGTCCCGGCCGAACCCAGCAACGCGGCCGAACTCACGGAATGGCTCAGCGGGCTGCGGGGCGCCAGGGTCGACGTCCGGGTGCCGCAGCGCGGCGACAAGGCCGCCCTGATGTCGACCGTCCGGGAGAACGCCGAGCATGCCCTGCGGCTCCACAAGACCCGCCGCGCCGGCGATCTGACCGTCCGTTCCCAGGCCCTCCAGGAGTTGCAGGAGGCGCTGGAGCTGCCCGTCGCCCTGCTGCGGATCGAATGCTACGACATCTCCCATGTCCAGGGCACCAACGTGGTCGGCTCCATGGTCGTCGTTGAGGACGGGTTGCCGAAGAAGTCCGACTACCGGAAGTTTTCCGTCACCGGGGCAGCGGCCAGCGACGACACCGCGGCCATGCACGACGTCCTGACCCGCCGCTTCCGCCATTACCTGGACGACCAGGCGGCCCTGGCCGACGCGGGCCGGCAGCCCGGCCGCCAGGCCGGGCCCGCGGCAGCGGCGGCCGGCGCCACTGTCGTCGCCCTCGCGGTGGAAGACACCACGACGCCGGCGGTGCGGACGAAATTCGCCTACCCGCCGAACCTCGTGGTGGTGGACGGCGGCCAGCCGCAGGTCAACGCCGCGGCCCGGGCGCTGGCCGGACTGGGGATCGAGGACGTCTATGTCGTCGGCCTCGCCAAACGTCTCGAGGAAGTCTGGCTGCCGGACAGCGACTTCCCGGTGATCCTGCCACGCGCCTCGGCCGGGCTCTACCTGCTGCAGCGCATCCGCGACGAGGCCCACCGCTTCGCCATCTCCTTCCACCGGCAGAAGCGCGGCAAGGCCATGACCGTGTCCGCGCTCGACGGCGTGCCCGGCCTCGGTGAGTCCAAGCGGAAGGCCCTGCTGGCCGAGTTCGGATCGCTCAGGAACATCAAGGCGGCGACTCCCGAGGAACTGACCGCGGCCAAGGGGATCGGGCCGTCCCTGGCCGGGGCGATCGTCCGGCACCTCCACACGGACGACGGCGCCGAAGCCGCCACCGTGCCCGCCATCAACATGACCACCGGGGAAATCCTCGACACTTAG